TGGGGCGCTCGTAGGTCTGGCAGGTCTCGTAAGTGGTGATGGAGGATGGGGAGGCTGGCAAGGCAAGGAGCAGGTCAGTGGAGCAGCAGGGCAGGCTACCCAAGCCCTGCTGGAATTAGGGCCATGGAGTTGTGGGCAGAATCAGAGGCTCCCACCcctgaaaacacacacatacacacacacacacatacacacacacacacacacctgcacacagccATAACCCCACTCCCACTGCACCCTGAGTTCATTCCACAATGCCTATTTAAGTCCAGGCACTCACATAGAGtgtgtttttgtgttttgttttgtttttagtagtATTAAGGTTCAAactcatgcaaggcaagcactctactaatttgctacacccccagccctaatgTATAAAGTTTGACATTTAAGTGAATGGATGGCAAAAATGCTAGGATTACAAAATGACATAGGTAATAGCATTGGTGTTCTAGCCCCAGTgctggctttctttctttctatctttaatttttttggtattggagattgaacacagaggcactttaccactgagctatattcaatccctagtcctttttattttatttatttgtggtgctagggattgaacccagggcctcgtgcatgcaaggcaagcactctaccaactgagctatatcctcagcccttattttttattttgagataggatctcgctaaattgcttaggacctctctaATTTACCTAATttactcaaacttgtgatcctcctgcatcagcctccctggCCTCTGGGACTCCAGGTGTGAACCAGCATGCCCGCTGGCTTTCTTAACTCTACTTTCCACCAAAGCTGCTATTTTCCTTTGTTAGTTCCTCGCCTTAAGGCTTCCCTCACAATTTTGCTCTCATGGGTCTCTAACTTTACTGCCCCACTTCTTCCTGTACCAAACTCGATTTCCCTCCCAGCCGGATTCAGACTTCCCTTCCCTGGCCCAGCTCTGTAGCCACCCACAGTTCTTTCTCATGACGAGGACGTCCCCACACTCGTCCTCAGATGGCAGGAAGATCTCAGGTACCACGATAAGGATCTTGCGCTTGGGTGGGGGGTTGATGTTCCAGATGCACTCCACGCCGGCTGGGTAGTTGCCCGGGTAGTTGGGGGACTCGATATAGCCAGTGAACTCACCTAGCTCCCCACCACACTGTCGGTCTGCAGCCAAGCCCCAGTGGATAGAGCGAAAAAGAGAAGGGATGTCAGTGGGGAACCGGGTTGGGGATACTGAAGAGTACTGAGGTAGAAACAGACCCGGGGCAGCCTCATTCTAGTTCATCATCCACTTCCCATGTTCCGGATCCACCATCCTTCCTGCCCTGCCAGTACCTTCTCACTTCACTTGTCTTTGCCTCCCTATTACCTGTTTCTAGGGAAAGGATGCCACAGGGCTCAGCCTCGCAGGGGGCCTAGAGATCTGGGAGGATTAGAGAGGTGTGGAGAAGGGAACTTTCCTGTCCATCCATCCACAGCTCTGCTTCCTGTTGGTTTACCCTCCTTTCTTCCCCTGCCCATTGGTCCCAGGCCTCTACCCTCTTTCCCACAGCTGGCCTGCCACATACTCTTGCACTGGGTCACACTGGTAGAGCCATCAAAGTCAGTGCTGGTGTTTCCTGGACAGCGGGTGCAGAAGTTCTGACGGAAGTCAGGCTGATAGGAGCCCATGGCACAGCGGATACAACGATGGATGCTGGTGTTGTAGTAGTGCCCTGGGGAGCACTGGACTGCAGGCAAAGGGAAGGGGCAGGAATCAAGATGACAGGCACGAGGGTACTCCGGGTTGTAGGGTGGGCAGGTCCTATTGGTCATGGTGAATCAGGAGATTGAATACTCCAGAGTTCTCCCAGGGTCTTAACCTTTCCAAGTCATACCAGAATTTAAGCCCAAAGGGAAAATagttttacagaatggttagctgcagtactaatcttttttttttttttctttttcttttcccagaGACTGAGCATAGTGCTGAACTGATAGGGAAACTCATCCCAATGAGTGTTGGTGGGGAATCAGCCTCTAGTTCTCCAAAGCAGAGGGGATTTTGTGATCCTCAGACTTGGGCTGGTGGATGCCAGGATGGCTCCTGAGAGGGACAGTGTGGCTGGTCAGGCAGCGGGCCTGTTTCTGTTTGGGGGAAGGTGGCAGGGCAGCATACTCAGGTCTGCTCTGGGGACTTGGAGATAGTTTTTGAGCATTTGGGGTTAGGGCGTCCCCTAGGGGGGTGAGTAGCTTACTCACCCTTAGTGTCACAATCTTGGAAGGAGATGGCCCCCTCATGCTTGGTGGTGAGGCCCCCACCACATGGGAAGCACAGGGTCCGTCCTGCTTCAGGTTGGTAGGTGCCACGTGGGCATGGCTGGCAGGGCTTGAACCCATCCACAGAGTGTTGGCCAGGTGGGCACTGACCTGCAATgaaccaagggcccaattctcatgGGGATGGTCCTTAGTCACCCATGGGGACCCAGTCTCGGGGAACAGAGGCACACAAACAGAATGTCAACTAGGAGAGTGACCTGGAGCCTGGGCCTGCCCTTTGGGAAATCCCATGCCCATGGGCATCCCAGTGCCCACCCTAGCCCAATCTGTAATGTTTGTTCCCCTGGCACCTGCACACGTGGTGACGTTGGTGGCTCCAAGAGGCCCGTGGGCATCACTGCCAGGGCAAAGGTCGCAGGAGAGCTGCCCTTCTCTCTCCTGGAAGGTGCCCGCTGGGCATGGCACACACTGCTCCGTCTGGCCGTGGTAATACGTTCCCTGCGGGCAGCTGACTGAGGGAGAGTCGGCCGTGCTAGCCCCCCACCCTCCATTTCCCACCCCCCAGGCCTAGGATTCCCTTTCCCGCTCCCCCAGATTTGAGGAGAATCTCTTTGCTAAGTAATAAACAGAATCCTTAGAGAGCTGGAGAGGTCAAATCCGTGTGCAGGAGAGTTGCTGGCCCTGCCTGGTGTCCTAGATTTTAGCCTGAGACTAGGGAAGGGAGGACAGTGGGCAGGAGGGTCTTAGCTGCCTCATAATTTGAGAAATGTACCTGAGGCTGTAAAGCTGGGCCTGCCCCACTCCCGTGCTCCCCAGCAAGTTCCCTTACCACACTTGGTCCCAGCACGATGCTGCCCAGGCCTGCAGACCTCCACCAGCTCTGCTCGCTCCCCCGATACCGGGCCTGGCTTGTGGGCTAGTTCATAGTCGAGGCCCGCTAGGCGCAGCAGGAAGCGGTCCTGGTTGATGGACTTTCTGAGcatcttcagggatcctttcaaTCGCCTTTCCATCCGCTGTCGAAGGCAAGGCAGCCCGCAGCCAGCTGGCGGTGGATGGTGCGAGTTGGAGAGCAAGAGAGAATGGCATAAGCAGAAGGGCAGGGGAGAACAGACTGGAGGTCAGAGGGCAAGGTTTGGGGACTAGttctggacttgtcattacaCTGGTTCTGCCCCTAATATAGGCTGGTCCCTTCCTTTGGCTGGTGAGACCTGTGGTTTCCCCACCTCTGCCCTGCCCATAACAGTGTTCCCAGTCCCACCTGTAGTTTCTTCAGCTCTGACCTCTGCTTCCAGTTCTAGGGTGAGCCGGGTGACCTCCTTGCCTGGAGGGGTCCGGGCCCGCCGACCCTTGCCCTTCCGAGAGGAGTCACACTTGAGGTGAATGAAGGTGACCTGGCAGTCAGAGCAGGGGGCACCACCTGGGGAAGAAGTCTTGTCAACTCCAGAGGTGCCCTCTGGGGACAGGGAAAATTCTCCCTCCCAGTTCTCACCAGACAGATGGTACCAGTAATTACGACTCTTAGTCTAGGATACTAGTTAGTTGGTGGAGGGGAATAGCCTGGGACTTCCTTAGGTCTTATGCCTACAATTGTTTTTTCCCCTGCTCTGTCCAGAGTTCAGGGTACTGGTGGTTTTCTGGAAGAAATCTCACTAAGCAGAGGAGAGGAGGGGTGGGGAGAGTGGTGGCTAGAAAGCCCATTGAGGTGAGGTCCCCAGTCCAGACCTGGCCCCAGGATTCTGCCAGGCTCCTCCATTTTGCCTTTGTTTCGCAGGTGCAAACGGCATTTGGCATCTTTGATCTTGAAGGAGGCCCGCTGCTTAACCGACAGCACTGCAGCCTCTAGAGGGATGGCAGAAGCTCAGCACAGCATAGGGGTCCCCTGGGGTGAGGGCTGCTGTGGAGGGCGTTACAAAGCTGGGCACCAAACAGGGGACTTGTCTAGAGTAGGATTGTGAAAGCAATATGGGGATCAGTTGTTAGGGGCAGAAGGAGTGAGGCAGCAGGGCTAGAGAATGACAAAGCCAAGAAGGAGACTCAGGAGAAAGCAATGAAGAGAAATAAAGGGTTGACACAGGAGGGGAGAGGAATAGGGCTTCTGGGCTGGTGCTCACCATGACAGTGGTTGGAGTTGGTGCTGTTCCCAGGGTGGCCAGCTCGGGCTGGTGCAGCCTTAGGACTGGGGGTGCCACAGCTCACCGTGAAGCCATTCTCGGACTCTGAGAGAAGGGGCTCATCACCACTCTGATCTTCCCCCAAGCCCCCTCTGGTTGGAAGAATCCCAGAGGAGCAGAAGAGCTGCTGGGAGGCCAACCTTTTCTCTCCCCACCTCCAGCCCTCCAGTACCTCCCTCCCATATACCTGGCAAAAACCGGGCCCGGGAGGGACAGGTCAGGGCACAGGTGTCCTTCTTGCCAGACCGGTTGCAGCTGAGCATGGCTTTTGAGGCCCCAGAACTGCCCTGACACTTCACTGGCTCTAGGAAGGGGAGAGAGGCCTGAGGAGACAGGTGCATTCTTCTCCCACCCTCTCCCTTAACTGTCTGATGTGGAAGAAGGGAATCAGCTACGTGCAGAACGCTGCTGTGTCGGTGGAGATTGATGAAGGCAGTATTTACCAGAAATTAATGTCTAACTCAGAGGGTTACATTCTCCACCCTCTTCCCCTTCATGCCTTCCCAGCCAGGTGCTCTGTTAAAGACCTCAACTCTTCCCCGAAACTGCAGTGCCAACTCCAGCCAGAAGAGGGCGCTGCGCACCTGTGCAATCCTTGCCATTCCAGTGCAGTCGGCCCTGGCCTGCTGGACAGGTACACTGGTAACTGCCAGGAGTGTTGATGCAGCCAAATCGGCAGCCTCCCCGGTTGATGCTACATTCATCCACATCTGCAGGAAGAGTAGGAAGGCAGACAAATAAGGTGGAGGAGGAGTAGGAGCTAGGGTGTGGGCAGTGAGTGAGGGCTTTGGAGAGGGCCTGGGGGTTCCTTGAGTTACGCAAGATGAGTAAGTTCTAGAGAGTGACTGTACAATATTATGCCTATCATGAACAATACTGTTTAGtagacatttaaaataaaaagaatgttttAAGAGTTGTCTGGCCTGAGGAAAGCTCAATCCTCCTCCCCTATCTCTGTCCCTAAAGGAACCATAAAGAAGGGGCGAAGCTGACCAGCTTTTTAAAGGCTTCCACTCCTACCTACCAGTGAGGCTGTTGTTTTGAAGCTGAGGGTGGAGGTCCAGGAACGGTGATGGAAATGGGAGGGAGGATGCTATTCTCTGATGCCCCCCCTCCCCGCTAACCTTCAGAAGTTGTCTTAATTTCTCCCATTTCATCACAGTGGATGCAGACATGGCACATGCACCCAGGTGCCCATAAGCCACAAGCCAGTGCAGAGCCTCAGTCACTTAATTGGAGGGTGAAAAGGCAAGAAAGGAAAGGGTGGCACTGGGATGCAAGCTTGCTGGCTTACCTCCACAGTGGGTGACACCATATAGCAGGTAGCCACGGTGACAGAGACACTGGAAGCTTCCTGGTGTATTGACACACATGTGGTCACAGGTTCGATCAAAGGAGCATTCGTCTATATCTGGAAAAGCAAGGATATAATCTACTGAATCTGTCTTGGGGCACATGACACTGGCTCAGGTACAGGACCCAAGTGAGGGACCTTGGGTCTCCCCCTTGAGTTGAAAGAGTCTACTCATGGCCTG
This region of Callospermophilus lateralis isolate mCalLat2 chromosome 6, mCalLat2.hap1, whole genome shotgun sequence genomic DNA includes:
- the Scube3 gene encoding signal peptide, CUB and EGF-like domain-containing protein 3 isoform X2, yielding MGSGRVPGLCLLVLLVHARAAQHSKAAQDVDECVEGTDNCHIDAICQNTPRSYKCICKSGYTGDGKHCKDVDECEREDNAGCVHDCVNIPGNYRCTCYDGFHLAHDGHNCLDVDECAEGNGGCQQSCVNMMGSYECHCREGFFLSDNQHTCIQRPEGMNCMNKNHGCAHICRETPKGGIACECRPGFELTKNQRDCKLTCNYGNGGCQHTCDDTEQGPRCGCHVKFVLHTDGKTCIETCAVNNGGCDSKCHDAATGVHCSCPVGFMLQPDRKTCKDIDECRLNNGGCDHICRNTVGSFECSCKKGYKLLINERNCQDIDECSFDRTCDHMCVNTPGSFQCLCHRGYLLYGVTHCGDVDECSINRGGCRFGCINTPGSYQCTCPAGQGRLHWNGKDCTEPVKCQGSSGASKAMLSCNRSGKKDTCALTCPSRARFLPESENGFTVSCGTPSPKAAPARAGHPGNSTNSNHCHEAAVLSVKQRASFKIKDAKCRLHLRNKGKMEEPGRILGPGGAPCSDCQVTFIHLKCDSSRKGKGRRARTPPGKEVTRLTLELEAEVRAEETTAGCGLPCLRQRMERRLKGSLKMLRKSINQDRFLLRLAGLDYELAHKPGPVSGERAELVEVCRPGQHRAGTKCVSCPQGTYYHGQTEQCVPCPAGTFQEREGQLSCDLCPGSDAHGPLGATNVTTCAGQCPPGQHSVDGFKPCQPCPRGTYQPEAGRTLCFPCGGGLTTKHEGAISFQDCDTKVQCSPGHYYNTSIHRCIRCAMGSYQPDFRQNFCTRCPGNTSTDFDGSTSVTQCKNRQCGGELGEFTGYIESPNYPGNYPAGVECIWNINPPPKRKILIVVPEIFLPSEDECGDVLVMRKNSSPSSITTYETCQTYERPIAFTARSRKLWINFKTSEANSARGFQIPYVTYDEDYEQLVEDIVRDGRLYASENHQEILKDKKLIKAFFEVLAHPQNYFKYTEKHKEMLPKSFIKLLRSKVSSFLRPYK
- the Scube3 gene encoding signal peptide, CUB and EGF-like domain-containing protein 3 isoform X1; this translates as MGSGRVPGLCLLVLLVHARAAQHSKAAQDVDECVEGTDNCHIDAICQNTPRSYKCICKSGYTGDGKHCKDVDECEREDNAGCVHDCVNIPGNYRCTCYDGFHLAHDGHNCLDVDECAEGNGGCQQSCVNMMGSYECHCREGFFLSDNQHTCIQRPEEGMNCMNKNHGCAHICRETPKGGIACECRPGFELTKNQRDCKLTCNYGNGGCQHTCDDTEQGPRCGCHVKFVLHTDGKTCIETCAVNNGGCDSKCHDAATGVHCSCPVGFMLQPDRKTCKDIDECRLNNGGCDHICRNTVGSFECSCKKGYKLLINERNCQDIDECSFDRTCDHMCVNTPGSFQCLCHRGYLLYGVTHCGDVDECSINRGGCRFGCINTPGSYQCTCPAGQGRLHWNGKDCTEPVKCQGSSGASKAMLSCNRSGKKDTCALTCPSRARFLPESENGFTVSCGTPSPKAAPARAGHPGNSTNSNHCHEAAVLSVKQRASFKIKDAKCRLHLRNKGKMEEPGRILGPGGAPCSDCQVTFIHLKCDSSRKGKGRRARTPPGKEVTRLTLELEAEVRAEETTAGCGLPCLRQRMERRLKGSLKMLRKSINQDRFLLRLAGLDYELAHKPGPVSGERAELVEVCRPGQHRAGTKCVSCPQGTYYHGQTEQCVPCPAGTFQEREGQLSCDLCPGSDAHGPLGATNVTTCAGQCPPGQHSVDGFKPCQPCPRGTYQPEAGRTLCFPCGGGLTTKHEGAISFQDCDTKVQCSPGHYYNTSIHRCIRCAMGSYQPDFRQNFCTRCPGNTSTDFDGSTSVTQCKNRQCGGELGEFTGYIESPNYPGNYPAGVECIWNINPPPKRKILIVVPEIFLPSEDECGDVLVMRKNSSPSSITTYETCQTYERPIAFTARSRKLWINFKTSEANSARGFQIPYVTYDEDYEQLVEDIVRDGRLYASENHQEILKDKKLIKAFFEVLAHPQNYFKYTEKHKEMLPKSFIKLLRSKVSSFLRPYK